In Paenibacillus algicola, a genomic segment contains:
- a CDS encoding MBL fold metallo-hydrolase yields the protein MKVDILSSGSSGNCVSITTAERTILIDAGVARTKIEKRLLESGIRPDRIAAIFVTHAHNDHIKGLPLANKFRIPVWATEGEWQRISGVDEELRKVAETRWSKYETIELGGVRVYPFETHHDAREPVGYAIEDDVGNRCCVVFDTGKWTEEMLEMMEGSHYVLIEANHEPDMVELCSRPESVKARILSDIGHLSNEQTAAVLKRLIQGRGERIYLTHLSGENNTPQLAEMTVKMALRQRGFEAGKHYHLEVV from the coding sequence ATGAAGGTTGATATCCTCTCCTCCGGGAGCTCCGGGAACTGCGTCTCAATTACAACAGCAGAGAGAACGATCCTGATCGATGCCGGCGTGGCTCGAACCAAGATTGAAAAGCGGCTGCTTGAATCTGGTATCCGGCCGGACCGGATCGCAGCGATATTCGTGACCCATGCACATAACGATCACATAAAAGGGCTACCGCTGGCCAACAAATTTCGGATCCCGGTATGGGCAACGGAGGGCGAGTGGCAGAGAATCTCCGGCGTAGACGAGGAGCTGCGAAAGGTAGCGGAAACCCGTTGGAGTAAGTACGAGACGATCGAGCTGGGTGGCGTGCGTGTGTATCCCTTCGAGACTCACCATGACGCCAGGGAGCCGGTCGGATATGCCATAGAAGACGATGTAGGCAATCGCTGCTGCGTGGTCTTTGACACCGGGAAATGGACTGAGGAAATGCTCGAAATGATGGAGGGCAGCCATTACGTGCTGATCGAAGCGAATCACGAGCCAGACATGGTGGAGCTCTGCAGCAGGCCCGAGAGCGTCAAAGCCCGGATACTCTCTGACATTGGGCATCTGAGCAACGAGCAGACTGCAGCAGTGCTCAAGAGACTGATCCAGGGCCGCGGGGAGCGAATCTACCTGACGCACCTGTCTGGCGAAAACAACACACCGCAGCTGGCCGAGATGACGGTAAAGATGGCGCTTCGGCAGCGAGGATTCGAAGCAGGAAAACATTATCACTTGGAGGTGGTATAG
- a CDS encoding replicative DNA helicase gives MNLEAERAVLGSLLKDHELMDGCYLTAEDFSDFEENRTLFKVLQYAKEHFEGEKEPFDPVLLVTKWGERLQRVGGLNRIMSLRSSIPSTSSFNHYQESVRASRIQRELQEMGQQIAAGGGGDLSELRLKMNQLAELQRGQEGSGPVHMASLLDGHGLTIMKRAQCSGVTGAKTANDDISQMSGGHQPGDLEIIAARPSMGKTQYVLNDMNAVTKDGWAAVIFSLEMSALKMVERLVSIIGGVKNKRIKSGLMSDNDWDSYSKAVEIIASRNLYIDDTPGSTVEYVRQQVKQLKKKHSKLVVYVDYLQFLNTERKFTKNNERIGHITKVLKGIAREMAVSVVAISAVGRDCEKRPDKRPLMSDLRESGDIESDADVVTFLYRDEYYNADTIKKKIVELIVAKGRDIGTGTFEMVFENETGRFINMTKEQKEKLAEKVREREREAHSKR, from the coding sequence ATGAATCTTGAAGCAGAACGCGCGGTGCTTGGGTCACTGCTAAAAGATCATGAGCTCATGGATGGATGTTACCTGACCGCAGAGGATTTCAGTGACTTCGAAGAAAATCGTACGTTGTTCAAAGTGCTCCAATATGCCAAGGAACACTTCGAAGGAGAGAAGGAACCGTTTGATCCTGTACTCTTGGTTACCAAGTGGGGGGAGCGGCTGCAGCGAGTGGGTGGCCTGAACAGGATCATGTCCCTGAGATCATCAATTCCGAGCACATCTAGCTTCAATCATTACCAAGAAAGTGTACGAGCCAGCAGGATTCAGCGAGAGCTGCAGGAGATGGGGCAGCAGATTGCCGCGGGAGGCGGAGGAGACCTATCTGAGCTCCGACTCAAAATGAACCAGCTCGCAGAACTGCAGCGAGGTCAGGAAGGGTCAGGGCCGGTCCACATGGCTTCACTCCTGGACGGTCATGGCTTAACCATCATGAAACGGGCACAATGCAGCGGCGTTACTGGTGCGAAGACGGCCAATGATGACATCAGTCAAATGAGTGGTGGCCATCAGCCGGGAGACCTTGAAATCATCGCCGCTCGGCCCAGCATGGGGAAGACGCAGTATGTATTGAACGACATGAATGCCGTTACTAAAGACGGATGGGCAGCAGTGATCTTCTCGCTGGAAATGAGTGCCCTGAAGATGGTGGAGAGACTGGTATCCATCATTGGAGGTGTGAAGAACAAAAGGATTAAGTCCGGCTTGATGTCGGATAACGACTGGGATTCATACAGCAAGGCCGTTGAGATCATCGCCAGCAGAAATCTATATATCGATGATACTCCGGGCTCCACCGTGGAGTATGTGCGGCAGCAGGTGAAGCAGCTGAAGAAGAAACACTCCAAGCTGGTTGTATATGTGGATTACCTTCAGTTCCTTAACACGGAGCGCAAGTTCACAAAAAACAACGAGAGGATTGGGCACATCACGAAAGTCCTCAAAGGTATTGCTCGGGAAATGGCTGTGTCTGTGGTCGCGATCTCTGCGGTCGGCAGGGATTGTGAAAAGAGGCCGGACAAGCGCCCTTTGATGTCCGACCTGCGTGAGTCTGGAGATATCGAGAGCGATGCAGACGTAGTAACCTTCCTTTACCGGGACGAGTACTACAATGCCGACACGATCAAGAAGAAGATCGTCGAGTTGATCGTAGCCAAGGGGCGGGACATCGGTACCGGAACATTTGAAATGGTGTTCGAGAACGAAACCGGCCGTTTTATCAATATGACCAAAGAACAAAAAGAAAAGCTCGCAGAGAAGGTGAGAGAGCGTGAAAGGGAAGCTCATTCAAAACGATGA
- a CDS encoding replication protein encodes MANPQLEDGFTRIAHQILEEVAKRKFNATQFRIIMVIWRFTYGFRRKDHDFALKFLQQTTHLPESTIKRETSALIRAKVLLVTQRETSSTPRKLSFNKNYDQWDIQKSGEDMNENMDFPSTSGGSDLSPQKEEGGIRFDTSGVSDLNPQDAVLGYQIRTPYKDIYLLKIIIKDNIAMFEQFYDIYPRKIAKAYAKKVWEKLCKDKSFNPVIVIQNTANFAETQKLLKTDKQHIPHPSTYLNQKRYEDYEVVDPEGLLQATEIKKGGGSALDRLLRKEMEGSGSERRDITDEVHRRGLPELPDGR; translated from the coding sequence ATGGCAAATCCGCAACTTGAGGATGGTTTTACTCGAATTGCACATCAAATTCTGGAGGAAGTCGCAAAGCGCAAATTTAATGCCACACAATTTCGAATCATCATGGTCATATGGCGTTTCACCTACGGATTCAGGAGAAAGGATCATGATTTTGCCCTGAAATTCCTCCAGCAGACTACACATCTTCCCGAGAGTACCATCAAGCGTGAAACATCAGCACTAATCAGAGCAAAGGTCCTGCTTGTCACTCAAAGGGAAACCAGTTCAACACCACGGAAATTATCTTTCAACAAAAATTATGATCAATGGGATATCCAGAAAAGCGGTGAGGACATGAATGAAAATATGGATTTTCCTTCTACTTCCGGGGGTTCAGATTTGAGCCCCCAGAAAGAGGAGGGGGGTATCAGATTTGATACCTCGGGGGTATCAGATTTGAACCCTCAAGATGCAGTTTTGGGGTATCAGATCCGAACCCCATATAAAGATATATATCTTTTAAAGATAATTATTAAAGATAATATAGCGATGTTTGAACAATTCTATGATATCTATCCTCGCAAGATAGCAAAAGCCTATGCGAAAAAAGTATGGGAAAAGCTCTGCAAGGATAAATCATTCAATCCTGTTATCGTCATTCAAAATACAGCGAATTTTGCAGAGACTCAGAAGCTGCTTAAAACAGACAAACAGCACATTCCCCACCCGTCCACCTATTTAAACCAAAAACGGTATGAGGATTATGAAGTGGTTGATCCGGAAGGACTGCTACAAGCAACAGAAATTAAAAAGGGGGGCGGCAGCGCGCTGGATCGATTACTGCGAAAGGAGATGGAGGGCAGTGGATCGGAAAGACGTGATATCACTGATGAAGTACATCGCCGGGGCTTACCGGAGCTTCCGGACGGCAGATGA
- a CDS encoding SpoVR family protein — protein MPSTDLKKLEYAIAEITEVAASLGLDFYPMRYEICPSDIIYTFGAYGMPTRFSHWSFGKTFNKMKLQYDLGLSKIYELVINSNPCYAFLLDSNSLVQNKLIVAHVLAHCDFFKNNARFSKTNRNMVESMTATAERISDYEKQYGALVVEQFIDAVLAIQEHVDPSIVKPYRMSKEDYVSSMQQRTSSKGKAAAASPYDDLWSLENSKEPEKKKASPIFPPRPEKDLLWFIEEYSSILEPWQRDILTMLRDEMLYFWAQIETKIMNEGWASFFHQRIMRELDLTAEETVEYAKLNASVVQPSKHTLNPYYLGLKIFEDIEKRWDHPSPEERERFGRVPGSGREKMFEVRENDADISFIRNYLTKDLVKELDLYVFEKKGPEWKITDKSWENIRDQLVYARVNGGFPYLVVKNGDYLGHGELYLLHQFEGQELDLKYVERTLPYVYQLWGKTVYLETVVEEKPLLMVYDGKKVSRKFL, from the coding sequence ATGCCATCCACGGACCTGAAAAAGCTGGAGTATGCTATTGCCGAAATTACCGAGGTCGCCGCAAGCCTTGGCCTGGATTTCTATCCCATGCGCTATGAGATTTGTCCGTCGGACATTATTTATACGTTCGGAGCTTATGGTATGCCTACCCGCTTTTCTCATTGGAGCTTTGGAAAGACGTTTAACAAAATGAAGCTCCAGTACGACCTGGGCCTAAGTAAAATTTACGAGCTCGTTATCAATTCCAACCCCTGCTATGCGTTTCTGCTGGACAGCAACTCCCTCGTTCAGAACAAGCTCATTGTGGCGCACGTGCTGGCCCATTGCGATTTCTTCAAGAACAATGCCCGCTTCTCCAAGACCAATCGCAATATGGTCGAGAGCATGACCGCGACTGCAGAACGAATCAGTGACTACGAGAAGCAGTACGGAGCCTTGGTCGTGGAGCAGTTTATTGATGCCGTGCTCGCCATCCAGGAGCATGTCGATCCTTCCATCGTGAAGCCTTACCGGATGTCGAAGGAGGATTATGTTTCTTCCATGCAGCAGCGCACCTCTTCTAAAGGTAAGGCTGCCGCCGCTTCACCCTATGATGACCTATGGTCGCTGGAGAACTCCAAAGAGCCGGAGAAGAAAAAAGCGTCACCGATATTCCCTCCCCGGCCGGAAAAGGATCTTCTATGGTTTATTGAGGAGTATTCATCCATTCTTGAGCCGTGGCAGCGGGATATTTTGACCATGCTGCGCGATGAAATGCTCTATTTCTGGGCACAAATTGAAACCAAGATTATGAATGAAGGCTGGGCCAGCTTCTTCCACCAGCGAATCATGCGGGAGCTGGATCTGACCGCGGAGGAAACCGTGGAATATGCCAAGCTGAATGCCTCCGTCGTTCAGCCTTCCAAGCATACGTTGAATCCGTATTATCTGGGCCTGAAAATATTCGAGGATATTGAGAAGCGGTGGGATCATCCCTCCCCGGAGGAAAGGGAACGCTTCGGCCGGGTACCCGGCAGCGGCAGGGAAAAGATGTTCGAGGTCCGCGAGAATGATGCCGATATCTCCTTCATCCGTAATTATTTGACGAAGGATCTGGTTAAGGAGCTGGATTTGTATGTGTTTGAGAAAAAGGGCCCGGAGTGGAAAATTACCGATAAATCCTGGGAGAACATCCGGGATCAGCTGGTTTACGCCCGCGTTAACGGCGGCTTTCCTTACCTTGTCGTCAAGAACGGAGACTACCTCGGCCATGGCGAGCTGTACCTGCTGCATCAGTTCGAAGGACAGGAGCTGGATTTGAAGTATGTAGAGCGTACACTGCCCTATGTGTATCAGCTGTGGGGAAAGACCGTTTACCTGGAAACGGTGGTCGAGGAGAAGCCGCTGCTCATGGTATACGATGGCAAAAAGGTAAGCCGCAAATTTCTATAA
- a CDS encoding 3'-5' exonuclease: MLNKLTVFDFETTGLDPVNDRVIEMAAVRVVNGEIVTGFHALIKSEVEVTPKITEITGIQPAMLQGAMEEELAFRILRNIMADSLLVAHNAAFDLQFLHYALQRMAGKTFTNPFIDTLTISRERHTYPHKLTDMCGKYGVELQGAHRALNDVEGCWKLLEAMHNEDPVDRYINRLGYLSKYGPPNWAPAHADLFGTSNRYEPRNVG; this comes from the coding sequence GTGCTTAACAAATTGACTGTATTTGACTTTGAAACTACTGGACTTGATCCAGTGAACGATAGAGTTATAGAAATGGCTGCTGTACGGGTTGTTAATGGTGAGATCGTGACTGGTTTTCACGCATTGATTAAATCAGAGGTGGAGGTTACGCCGAAGATCACGGAAATCACGGGTATTCAACCGGCAATGCTTCAAGGGGCTATGGAAGAAGAGCTTGCATTCCGGATCCTACGGAATATTATGGCCGACAGCTTGCTGGTCGCTCACAATGCAGCGTTTGATCTCCAGTTCTTGCACTATGCGCTTCAGAGAATGGCTGGTAAAACATTCACTAATCCATTCATCGACACACTCACGATCAGCCGAGAGCGTCACACATACCCTCACAAGCTGACAGACATGTGCGGTAAGTATGGGGTCGAGTTACAGGGAGCTCACAGAGCTCTGAACGATGTTGAAGGCTGCTGGAAGCTGCTTGAAGCGATGCACAATGAGGATCCGGTAGACAGATACATTAACCGGCTCGGATACCTCAGCAAATACGGACCGCCTAATTGGGCGCCGGCTCATGCAGATTTGTTTGGTACAAGCAACAGATACGAACCTCGGAATGTCGGATAA
- a CDS encoding globin-coupled sensor protein, with protein sequence MMINVSPERLQQLSYMGLKEKELQLLTDHKQVFEKIVNEVVDRLYQQMASRQELKAIIERHSSLERLKETQRQYWMSLAAGVIDEAYINNRIFVGQIHSRIGLTTDYYLGSYMIYLDIAAELLQREAPGSWMQVVHALSKMFNLDSQLVLEAYELKEKEHIQQLADEQQHMLETITAAVQELSAMIVELDQSAAVMADNAARAAEAQDKAYELTGELNQEVRQIDEMGSLIREIADQSHLVGLNAAIEAAHAGEFGRGFEVVAGEVRKLASHSRGAMEQIQDKVNSIIAKLEQVEQDSEQSAMNARHQAASSQELSSFVKMMEKLANDLEALQRTGQPDESEVRTAAAAEPAVGIL encoded by the coding sequence ATGATGATTAATGTTTCGCCGGAGAGACTTCAGCAATTAAGCTACATGGGTCTGAAGGAGAAGGAGCTCCAGCTTCTTACGGATCACAAGCAGGTATTTGAGAAGATTGTCAACGAGGTCGTGGACCGGCTGTATCAGCAGATGGCAAGCCGGCAGGAGCTGAAGGCGATTATTGAGCGCCACTCCAGCCTGGAGCGTCTCAAGGAAACGCAGCGTCAGTACTGGATGTCTCTGGCGGCAGGTGTGATTGATGAGGCCTATATTAACAACCGGATTTTTGTCGGTCAGATTCATTCACGGATCGGGCTGACGACGGACTATTATCTCGGTTCATATATGATATATCTGGATATTGCAGCGGAGCTGCTTCAGCGGGAAGCGCCCGGAAGCTGGATGCAGGTCGTGCATGCACTTAGTAAAATGTTTAACCTGGATTCCCAGCTGGTGCTGGAAGCTTATGAATTAAAGGAGAAGGAGCATATTCAGCAGCTGGCGGACGAGCAGCAGCATATGCTGGAAACCATTACGGCGGCAGTTCAGGAGCTCAGCGCGATGATTGTGGAGCTGGATCAGAGTGCAGCGGTCATGGCAGATAATGCAGCCCGGGCCGCTGAAGCGCAGGACAAAGCCTATGAGCTGACGGGAGAGCTGAACCAGGAGGTCCGCCAGATTGACGAAATGGGCAGCCTGATCCGGGAAATTGCTGATCAGAGTCATCTGGTGGGCTTGAATGCTGCGATTGAAGCGGCACATGCCGGGGAATTTGGACGAGGCTTTGAGGTGGTAGCCGGCGAGGTGCGCAAGCTGGCCAGTCACTCGCGCGGTGCGATGGAGCAGATCCAGGATAAGGTGAACAGCATTATCGCCAAGCTGGAGCAGGTGGAGCAGGACTCGGAGCAGTCGGCGATGAATGCACGCCATCAGGCGGCCAGCTCGCAGGAGCTGTCCTCATTCGTCAAGATGATGGAGAAGCTGGCGAATGATCTGGAGGCGCTGCAGCGTACCGGTCAGCCGGATGAAAGCGAAGTGCGGACAGCGGCAGCAGCCGAGCCTGCAGTCGGGATTCTTTAA
- a CDS encoding ArpU family phage packaging/lysis transcriptional regulator — protein MSFELPELDRKKTQAAVESALEKYRIFKSITFEEREASVTASSTERFHGPTNVTSDQTADIAIHNVYVPQARQNYCEKVERAVNKLYPRERLLIQERYMKDETITDMKVYSFVFNPPISKDLYAKIRWTAFYRLAFNLDYFKIIDIKKLITPQDEHDEGQS, from the coding sequence ATGTCTTTTGAATTACCAGAGCTGGACAGGAAAAAGACGCAGGCGGCCGTCGAGTCGGCTTTAGAAAAATACAGAATCTTTAAATCTATAACATTTGAAGAGCGTGAAGCCAGCGTAACGGCAAGCAGCACAGAGAGGTTCCACGGTCCAACCAACGTGACAAGCGATCAAACGGCAGACATCGCTATACACAACGTCTACGTTCCACAGGCCAGGCAAAACTATTGCGAAAAGGTGGAACGGGCGGTCAACAAGCTGTATCCTCGGGAACGCCTCTTGATCCAAGAACGCTACATGAAGGACGAAACAATAACCGACATGAAAGTCTACTCCTTTGTTTTTAACCCGCCGATCAGCAAGGATTTATATGCAAAGATTAGATGGACTGCATTTTATCGATTGGCCTTTAATCTGGACTACTTCAAAATCATCGATATTAAAAAATTAATCACGCCACAAGACGAACATGATGAGGGTCAATCCTGA
- a CDS encoding ASCH domain-containing protein — protein sequence MKAITIIQPWATLIALGEKHFETRRWRTNHRGELAIHAGKKIDRNACEEPEIKEALARHGYTADNLPTGAVIAIANVTECWSIGTDYLSRMPLLYNGTGGDDRLVSLKEDKFGYYSPGRYAWEMGNVHSLHEPVPAKGQQGFWNWEAFNEE from the coding sequence ATGAAAGCCATAACGATCATCCAACCATGGGCGACACTGATCGCCCTCGGTGAGAAGCATTTCGAAACTCGCAGATGGCGCACGAATCACAGAGGGGAACTGGCGATCCATGCCGGCAAGAAGATCGATCGGAATGCATGCGAGGAGCCAGAAATCAAGGAGGCATTAGCGCGGCATGGATATACAGCGGACAACCTGCCAACCGGTGCGGTTATTGCGATCGCCAATGTGACAGAATGCTGGTCCATTGGAACGGATTATCTGAGTCGTATGCCGCTGCTGTATAACGGTACTGGCGGGGATGACAGGCTCGTCAGCCTGAAAGAGGATAAGTTCGGATATTATTCTCCTGGTCGGTATGCCTGGGAAATGGGCAATGTCCACTCGCTTCATGAGCCTGTGCCGGCGAAGGGGCAGCAGGGGTTCTGGAATTGGGAGGCGTTCAATGAAGAATAA
- a CDS encoding replicative helicase loader/inhibitor, translating to MKYIAGAYRSFRTADDTQVAEEVAVWHDILQDIPTEIAIQKTRELCRINTKFAPTPAEIYQACTEPETYSIYELQRREQEQQLLELKEYHEREEVKPMPDHIANRLEKLFASMRVNNDES from the coding sequence ATGAAGTACATCGCCGGGGCTTACCGGAGCTTCCGGACGGCAGATGATACACAAGTTGCAGAAGAGGTAGCGGTCTGGCATGACATTCTCCAGGACATCCCAACCGAAATAGCGATACAAAAGACCAGAGAACTTTGCCGGATCAACACCAAATTCGCCCCTACTCCAGCAGAAATATATCAGGCTTGCACCGAACCAGAGACATACTCCATCTATGAGCTCCAGCGAAGGGAACAAGAGCAGCAGCTGCTTGAGCTTAAGGAATACCACGAGAGGGAAGAAGTCAAACCCATGCCGGATCATATCGCGAACCGGCTTGAGAAACTCTTTGCTAGCATGCGGGTGAATAACGATGAATCTTGA